A single Lolium perenne isolate Kyuss_39 chromosome 6, Kyuss_2.0, whole genome shotgun sequence DNA region contains:
- the LOC127310688 gene encoding BTB/POZ and MATH domain-containing protein 2-like: MAFAGVSLVADGRLCDLTTSPIDARADRGYHLLVVEGYTRSKNKPSNGQYIKSRPFLVGGHRWRLHYYPNGYKEDDKDFIVVSVFLAIDDYVEGQEVNAQVVFSFIDQPELRMSTRIRKIRTLFRRGDGEAKLIRRDSLQTSRHLKDDSFVIRCDIVVSKAPADTSTTDKGVGTTASFVDISPSNMQNHLSKLLLSDDGADITFEVSGETFPAHRCVLAARSSVFKEQLFCGTSMTNANIVEINDMEAKIFYALLVFIYTDSFPDWDWLEDEADESGEELDDDENDEATNQYVKWLLHLLEAADRYDLQRLKSICVEELVQYIWMDTVADIIVVAERRQCRLLKNFFF; encoded by the coding sequence ATGGCTTTCGCTGGCGTATCCCTCGTCGCAGACGGCAGGCTGTGCGACCTAACCACGTCGCCCATCGACGCCCGCGCGGACAGAGGGTACCACTTGCTCGTCGTCGAAGGCTACACGCGTAGCAAAAACAAGCCATCAAACGGGCAGTACATTAAGTCTCGTCCTTTCCTGGTTGGAGGCCATCGCTGGCGTCTCCATTACTACCCTAATGGCTATAAGGAGGATGATAAAGACTTCATAGTAGTATCAGTCTTTCTTGCCATTGATGACTATGTGGAGGGACAGGAAGTGAATGCTCAGGTTGTCTTCAGTTTTATTGACCAGCCTGAGTTGCGAATGTCAACACGCATCCGTAAAATAAGAACATTATTTCGTCGTGGTGATGGAGAAGCAAAACTCATTAGAAGGGACAGCTTGCAAACATCAAGACATCTTAAGGACGATAGCTTCGTTATCCGGTGCGACATTGTGGTCTCCAAGGCGCCGGCCGACACCAGCACCACCGACAAGGGGGTTGGCACCACAGCTTCGTTTGTGGACATTTCGCCGTCGAACATGCAAAACCATCTCAGCAAACTTCTCCTATCTGACGACGGCGCTGACATTACATTTGAGGTTAGCGGCGAGACGTTTCCTGCTCACCGGTGCGTGCTTGCAGCCCGATCTAGCGTTTTTAAGGAACAACTCTTTTGTGGCACTAGTATGACCAATGCCAATATAGTAGAGATAAATGACATGGAAGCGAAAATTTTCTATGCATTGCTTGTTTTCATCTACACTGACTCGTTTCCGGACTGGGATTGGCTTGAAGATGAAGCAGACGAATCAGGAGAAGAGTTAGACGATGATGAAAATGATGAAGCGACTAATCAGTATGTAAAATGGCTGCTGCACTTGCTTGAAGCTGCGGATAGGTATGACCTCCAAAGGCTCAAGTCGATCTGCGTAGAGGAGTTGGTCCAATACATATGGATGGACACGGTGGCAGACATTATTGTTGTGGCTGAGCGGAGACAGTGTCGCTTGTTgaagaatttttttttttga